The genomic segment CAGTGCCGCGTCGGTCGCGTCGGCCGCGACCGCGTCGAACGTGTGCCGCGCCGAGTGCAGGTCGACACCGCGCGCGGTGAGGAACGCGTAGATGGAGCCGGCGTTGAGGTCCGCGTCCAGCAGTGGCCTGCCGACGGACTCCACATAGGTCATCCGCTCCAGCATCGCGGGTTTGCCGTCCAGGAGCCGCAACCGCAGCAACTGCACGACGAGCTCACCCGGTTCCAGCCCGAGGGCCGCGGCGACCGCCGGATCCGGCTTGCGCAGGGCGATCTCCTCCAGTTGCTGCCCCGGCACGTGGCCGGTCAGCTCCGCGCGCCTGGTGAACGACTGGAACGACTCGAACGGCTGGGCGGGCACCGCGTCGAGCACGACCGGCCGCTTGCCCTGGCCACCCCCGATCAGCCCCTCCTCCCGCAGCGCGGCCAGTGCCTGGCGGACCGGGCCGCGAGAGGTGGAGAACTCCCGGCACAGCTCGGCTTCGGACGGCAGGGCATCGCCGACGGCGATCGCTCCGCCGCGGATGCGGTTGCGCAACTCGGTCGCCAGCTGCCGGTGCAAAGGGGTCGCCACAAGCTGACTCTACAAGTTTCCGGCCTCACCATGGGTAGCCCGGTCCTCGCAGATGAACAGCTGATGTCTTGTAGATACAAGACCTTCCGTTACCGGGCTGGGCTTGTCAGGATCCCTCGCGTGACATTCCTTGGACCGCCCCGCGACCTCGTTGTGGTCGGTGCGGGCATAGTCGGTCTCGCCCACGCGGTCGAAGCCGTCGCGCGTGGCCTCACGGTAACCGTCGTCGACCGCGACGACCGGCCCGTCGGCGCGTCGGTGCGGAATTTCGGCCACGGCTGCGTGACCGCGCAGATCGGTGAGGCGCTGGAGTTCGGCACCGCGGCACGGGAAACCTGGCTGAAGCTCGCGCGTGCCGCGGGTTTCTGGGCCGAGGAGACCGGCACCGTCGTCGTTGCCCGCTGCGCGGAAGAACGCGCCGCGCTCGAGGAACTGGCGGATACCCGTGGCCAGGACGACGTGGTGCTGCTCGACGCGGCCCGGCTCGCCGCGCACGTCCCGGTGGCCGGCCCGTTCGGTGGCGCCCTGCTGCCGCGCGACATCCGGGTCGACCAGCGGGCCGCCGCGTCCGCGATCGCGGCATGGCTCGCCGGGCAGCCCGGCGTCGAGGTCCACTGGGCCACGCCGGTGCTGGGCGTGGACGACGGGGTGGTGCGCACCGCGGCCGGTGACCTGCACGCGCGGCGGGTCGTGGTGTGCGTCGGCCACGACCTCGACC from the Amycolatopsis magusensis genome contains:
- a CDS encoding GntR family transcriptional regulator, encoding MATPLHRQLATELRNRIRGGAIAVGDALPSEAELCREFSTSRGPVRQALAALREEGLIGGGQGKRPVVLDAVPAQPFESFQSFTRRAELTGHVPGQQLEEIALRKPDPAVAAALGLEPGELVVQLLRLRLLDGKPAMLERMTYVESVGRPLLDADLNAGSIYAFLTARGVDLHSARHTFDAVAADATDAALLCVLPGHPLLRERRLTTSSTGEPIEWSDDRYRPDVATVTVTNTRGARSPQTRL
- a CDS encoding TIGR03364 family FAD-dependent oxidoreductase; this encodes MTFLGPPRDLVVVGAGIVGLAHAVEAVARGLTVTVVDRDDRPVGASVRNFGHGCVTAQIGEALEFGTAARETWLKLARAAGFWAEETGTVVVARCAEERAALEELADTRGQDDVVLLDAARLAAHVPVAGPFGGALLPRDIRVDQRAAASAIAAWLAGQPGVEVHWATPVLGVDDGVVRTAAGDLHARRVVVCVGHDLDRLLPAVAADAGLRRCALRMLQVRVPGGIAVRPAVLTGTSILRYPALAATEGAAALRARMAAEHPCLLAADVNHMLTQRPDGDLVIGDTHHYARTLDPFDPPSSEALDDLLLAETRALLGVPELRVIHRWQGVYASAAGEFLRARVATGVTAVTVTSGIGMTTAFGLAPAVLDSF